The following proteins come from a genomic window of Solea solea chromosome 3, fSolSol10.1, whole genome shotgun sequence:
- the waslb gene encoding WASP like actin nucleation promoting factor b isoform X2, with translation MSGHLPQRRQTNVGSILLTPQENECIFNHLGRKCMTLSSAVVQVFTSDRNSSWNKRCCGVACLVKDNPLRSYFIRVLDVRDGKMTFEQELYNNFSIYVPKPYFITFAGDTCQVGLSFASEEETKRFHGHLTELVGRRQRKTEKRRDPPNGPTLPMATVDIKNPEINSIHRFHNNSQVNNIVHSSFPKREKKVKGKKKKLTKADIGTPSNFQHIGHVGWDPNTGFDLNNLDPELKHLFDMCGISEAELKDKETSKVIYDFIEKKGGVEAVKNELRRQAPPPPPSRGGPPPPPPHHSSAPPPPPPARGRGAPPPPPPSRAPVSSHPPPPPTRPGMSAPPPPPPPPSRGSLPPPPPPAHASIPVAPPPPPPPPMSGGGVPPPPPPPPPPPGPPPPAPPMSTDANGGDGSLSSGGGKSALLSQIREGTNLKKVDQKERPVSSSTGGGRDALLDQIRQGIQLKAREDNNESTPTTAAPSAGIVGALMEVMQKRSKAIHSSDEDDDDEDDEDFEDDDEWED, from the exons ACATTGTCTTCAGCAGTGGTCCAGGTTTTCACATCTGACAGGAACTCCAGTTGGAACAAGAGATGCTGCGGAGTGGCCTGTCTGGTCAAAGACAACCCGCTGCGGTCGTATTTCATCAGAGTCCTCGACGTCAGG GATGGTAAGATGACATTTGAACAGGAGCTGTACAATAACTTCAGCATCTACGTCCCCAAACCCTACTTCATCACATTTGCTGGAGAT acatGCCAAGTGGGTCTGAGCTTTGCCAGCGAGGAGGAGACCAAGCGTTTCCACGGCCATTTGACAGAGCTCGTGGGAAGACGACAGAGGAAAACTG agaagAGACGCGACCCTCCAAATG GTCCCACATTGCCCATGGCCACCGTGGACATCAAAAACCCGGAGATCAACAGCATTCATCGCTTTCACAACAACTCTCAGGTGAACAACATTGTGCACTCGTCCTTCCCCAAGAGGGAGAAGAAAGTcaaggggaagaagaagaagctgaccAAGGCAGACATCGGCACGCCGAGCAACTTCCA gCACATTGGACACGTGGGATGGGATCCAAACACAGGCTTTGAT CTGAATAACTTAGACCCCGAGCTGAAACACCTCTTTGACATGTGTGGCATCTCCGAGGCCGAGCTGAAGGACAAGGAGACCTCAAAGGTCATCTATGACTTCATTGAGAAGAAAGGAGGTGTAGAAGCTGTGAAAAATGAGCTACGGCGACAAG cccctccacctcctccatctaGAGGTGGCCCTCCTCCGCCACCCCCTCACCACAGTTCTGCACCTCCGCCCCCTCCCCCTGCGCGAGGGCGAGGTGCCCCGCCGCCGCCCCCTCCCTCCCGAGCTCCGGTCTCTTCacaccctcctccccctccgACTCGGCCGGGCATGTCcgctccacctccacctccacctccgccAAGCAGAGGCTCCCTCCCGCCCCCACCTCCACCAGCTCATGCCTCCATTCCCGTGGCGCCGCCCCCGCCACCGCCTCCTCCCATGTCCGGTGGCGGTGTGccgcctcctccgcctcctcctccgccaCCACCTGGccctccacctcctgctcctccGATGTCCACAGACGCTAACGGGGGCGACGGCAGCCTGTCCTCAGGTGGAGGCAAGTCTGCGCTCCTGAGTCAGATCAGAGAGGGCACAAACCTGAAGAAGGTGGACCAGAAAGAGAGGCCAGTGTCCAGCAGCACTGGCGGCGGCAGAGATGCACTTCTGGACCAAATCCGACAAGGAATCCAACTTAAAGCG agagAGGACAATAACGAATCAACTCCTACCACCGCTGCCCCCTCAGCGGGCATTGTAGGGGCCCTGATGGAGGTGATGCAGAAAAGAAGCAAGGCTATTCACTCTTCAG ACGAGGACGACGACGATGAAGACGATGAGGACtttgaggatgatgatgaatggGAAGactag
- the waslb gene encoding WASP like actin nucleation promoting factor b isoform X3 — protein MSGHLPQRRQTNVGSILLTPQENECIFNHLGRKCMTLSSAVVQVFTSDRNSSWNKRCCGVACLVKDNPLRSYFIRVLDVRDGKMTFEQELYNNFSIYVPKPYFITFAGDTCQVGLSFASEEETKRFHGHLTELVGRRQRKTGPTLPMATVDIKNPEINSIHRFHNNSQVNNIVHSSFPKREKKVKGKKKKLTKADIGTPSNFQHIGHVGWDPNTGFDLNNLDPELKHLFDMCGISEAELKDKETSKVIYDFIEKKGGVEAVKNELRRQGPPRWCAPPPPPSRGGPPPPPPHHSSAPPPPPPARGRGAPPPPPPSRAPVSSHPPPPPTRPGMSAPPPPPPPPSRGSLPPPPPPAHASIPVAPPPPPPPPMSGGGVPPPPPPPPPPPGPPPPAPPMSTDANGGDGSLSSGGGKSALLSQIREGTNLKKVDQKERPVSSSTGGGRDALLDQIRQGIQLKAREDNNESTPTTAAPSAGIVGALMEVMQKRSKAIHSSDEDDDDEDDEDFEDDDEWED, from the exons ACATTGTCTTCAGCAGTGGTCCAGGTTTTCACATCTGACAGGAACTCCAGTTGGAACAAGAGATGCTGCGGAGTGGCCTGTCTGGTCAAAGACAACCCGCTGCGGTCGTATTTCATCAGAGTCCTCGACGTCAGG GATGGTAAGATGACATTTGAACAGGAGCTGTACAATAACTTCAGCATCTACGTCCCCAAACCCTACTTCATCACATTTGCTGGAGAT acatGCCAAGTGGGTCTGAGCTTTGCCAGCGAGGAGGAGACCAAGCGTTTCCACGGCCATTTGACAGAGCTCGTGGGAAGACGACAGAGGAAAACTG GTCCCACATTGCCCATGGCCACCGTGGACATCAAAAACCCGGAGATCAACAGCATTCATCGCTTTCACAACAACTCTCAGGTGAACAACATTGTGCACTCGTCCTTCCCCAAGAGGGAGAAGAAAGTcaaggggaagaagaagaagctgaccAAGGCAGACATCGGCACGCCGAGCAACTTCCA gCACATTGGACACGTGGGATGGGATCCAAACACAGGCTTTGAT CTGAATAACTTAGACCCCGAGCTGAAACACCTCTTTGACATGTGTGGCATCTCCGAGGCCGAGCTGAAGGACAAGGAGACCTCAAAGGTCATCTATGACTTCATTGAGAAGAAAGGAGGTGTAGAAGCTGTGAAAAATGAGCTACGGCGACAAG GTCCACCCCGGTGGTGCG cccctccacctcctccatctaGAGGTGGCCCTCCTCCGCCACCCCCTCACCACAGTTCTGCACCTCCGCCCCCTCCCCCTGCGCGAGGGCGAGGTGCCCCGCCGCCGCCCCCTCCCTCCCGAGCTCCGGTCTCTTCacaccctcctccccctccgACTCGGCCGGGCATGTCcgctccacctccacctccacctccgccAAGCAGAGGCTCCCTCCCGCCCCCACCTCCACCAGCTCATGCCTCCATTCCCGTGGCGCCGCCCCCGCCACCGCCTCCTCCCATGTCCGGTGGCGGTGTGccgcctcctccgcctcctcctccgccaCCACCTGGccctccacctcctgctcctccGATGTCCACAGACGCTAACGGGGGCGACGGCAGCCTGTCCTCAGGTGGAGGCAAGTCTGCGCTCCTGAGTCAGATCAGAGAGGGCACAAACCTGAAGAAGGTGGACCAGAAAGAGAGGCCAGTGTCCAGCAGCACTGGCGGCGGCAGAGATGCACTTCTGGACCAAATCCGACAAGGAATCCAACTTAAAGCG agagAGGACAATAACGAATCAACTCCTACCACCGCTGCCCCCTCAGCGGGCATTGTAGGGGCCCTGATGGAGGTGATGCAGAAAAGAAGCAAGGCTATTCACTCTTCAG ACGAGGACGACGACGATGAAGACGATGAGGACtttgaggatgatgatgaatggGAAGactag
- the waslb gene encoding WASP like actin nucleation promoting factor b isoform X1 translates to MSGHLPQRRQTNVGSILLTPQENECIFNHLGRKCMTLSSAVVQVFTSDRNSSWNKRCCGVACLVKDNPLRSYFIRVLDVRDGKMTFEQELYNNFSIYVPKPYFITFAGDTCQVGLSFASEEETKRFHGHLTELVGRRQRKTEKRRDPPNGPTLPMATVDIKNPEINSIHRFHNNSQVNNIVHSSFPKREKKVKGKKKKLTKADIGTPSNFQHIGHVGWDPNTGFDLNNLDPELKHLFDMCGISEAELKDKETSKVIYDFIEKKGGVEAVKNELRRQGPPRWCAPPPPPSRGGPPPPPPHHSSAPPPPPPARGRGAPPPPPPSRAPVSSHPPPPPTRPGMSAPPPPPPPPSRGSLPPPPPPAHASIPVAPPPPPPPPMSGGGVPPPPPPPPPPPGPPPPAPPMSTDANGGDGSLSSGGGKSALLSQIREGTNLKKVDQKERPVSSSTGGGRDALLDQIRQGIQLKAREDNNESTPTTAAPSAGIVGALMEVMQKRSKAIHSSDEDDDDEDDEDFEDDDEWED, encoded by the exons ACATTGTCTTCAGCAGTGGTCCAGGTTTTCACATCTGACAGGAACTCCAGTTGGAACAAGAGATGCTGCGGAGTGGCCTGTCTGGTCAAAGACAACCCGCTGCGGTCGTATTTCATCAGAGTCCTCGACGTCAGG GATGGTAAGATGACATTTGAACAGGAGCTGTACAATAACTTCAGCATCTACGTCCCCAAACCCTACTTCATCACATTTGCTGGAGAT acatGCCAAGTGGGTCTGAGCTTTGCCAGCGAGGAGGAGACCAAGCGTTTCCACGGCCATTTGACAGAGCTCGTGGGAAGACGACAGAGGAAAACTG agaagAGACGCGACCCTCCAAATG GTCCCACATTGCCCATGGCCACCGTGGACATCAAAAACCCGGAGATCAACAGCATTCATCGCTTTCACAACAACTCTCAGGTGAACAACATTGTGCACTCGTCCTTCCCCAAGAGGGAGAAGAAAGTcaaggggaagaagaagaagctgaccAAGGCAGACATCGGCACGCCGAGCAACTTCCA gCACATTGGACACGTGGGATGGGATCCAAACACAGGCTTTGAT CTGAATAACTTAGACCCCGAGCTGAAACACCTCTTTGACATGTGTGGCATCTCCGAGGCCGAGCTGAAGGACAAGGAGACCTCAAAGGTCATCTATGACTTCATTGAGAAGAAAGGAGGTGTAGAAGCTGTGAAAAATGAGCTACGGCGACAAG GTCCACCCCGGTGGTGCG cccctccacctcctccatctaGAGGTGGCCCTCCTCCGCCACCCCCTCACCACAGTTCTGCACCTCCGCCCCCTCCCCCTGCGCGAGGGCGAGGTGCCCCGCCGCCGCCCCCTCCCTCCCGAGCTCCGGTCTCTTCacaccctcctccccctccgACTCGGCCGGGCATGTCcgctccacctccacctccacctccgccAAGCAGAGGCTCCCTCCCGCCCCCACCTCCACCAGCTCATGCCTCCATTCCCGTGGCGCCGCCCCCGCCACCGCCTCCTCCCATGTCCGGTGGCGGTGTGccgcctcctccgcctcctcctccgccaCCACCTGGccctccacctcctgctcctccGATGTCCACAGACGCTAACGGGGGCGACGGCAGCCTGTCCTCAGGTGGAGGCAAGTCTGCGCTCCTGAGTCAGATCAGAGAGGGCACAAACCTGAAGAAGGTGGACCAGAAAGAGAGGCCAGTGTCCAGCAGCACTGGCGGCGGCAGAGATGCACTTCTGGACCAAATCCGACAAGGAATCCAACTTAAAGCG agagAGGACAATAACGAATCAACTCCTACCACCGCTGCCCCCTCAGCGGGCATTGTAGGGGCCCTGATGGAGGTGATGCAGAAAAGAAGCAAGGCTATTCACTCTTCAG ACGAGGACGACGACGATGAAGACGATGAGGACtttgaggatgatgatgaatggGAAGactag
- the lmod2b gene encoding leiomodin-2, with amino-acid sequence MSCFGYRRELSKYEDVDEDELLASLSPEELAELEKELVDIDPDANVPIGLRQRDQTDKTPTGTFSREALMKYWETETQRLLEDEIGGGSPKLDEEQEECVTEESSEAEDEKDDENEKESNKCERKEEEEEEEESEDEAEEEEEEEEEEDIEEEEEPITEEEDEDEDEEEEQNPKSTPQPSNNCGILQADTPKLLKPQRVEPIRLTPPPPAVDSNATGNPIVVDDALQRVLNDDPELTEVNLNNIDDISQETLSRFAEALRSNTHVRVFSLANTRADDPVALAVAKMLRENSSIISLNIESNYVTGKGVMALVQALPGNQTLTELRFHNQRHMCGAQVEMEMVKILRENHTLIKLGYQFNLPGPRMSMTGILTRNQDRQRQKRMQEQRQQQQLLGQQGATEGPGNPRTTALRGTPSPSPYNSPRASPWSSPKLPRSDAHKKQTPPAPPPPPPPPPPPPPPPPPPLPPPQQEKKKPTRMIAEVIKAHEAGGKKTTKTKGKKGKKVREKDLRKDETSGILKELKNALRPVSVERRGEESSRPSTPLRSCHDQLMESIRNSSVRSLRRVDVPHHLR; translated from the exons ATGAGCTGCTTTGGGTACAGACGAGAGCTGAGTAAGTACGAAGACGTCGATGAGGATGAGCTTTTGGCCTCTCTCAGCCCCGAGGAGCTGGCTGAGTTGGAAAAGGAGCTGGTGGACATTGATCCTGATGCCAACGTGCCCATAGGACTCAGACAGAGAGACCAGACGGACAAGACCCCGACGGGCACCTTCAGCAGAGAGGCCCTCATGAAGTACTGGgaaactgagacacagagattGCTGGAGGACGAGATAGGTGGAGGGAGCCCAAAACTG GATGAAGAACAAGAGGAGTGTGTAACAGAGGAAAGCAGTGAAGCAGAGGACGAgaaagatgatgaaaatgagAAAGAATCAAACAAGTGTgaaaggaaggaggaagaggaagaagaagaagaaagtgaggATGaagcggaagaagaagaagaggaggaggaagaagaggatattgaggaggaggaggaacctataacagaggaggaggatgaggatgaggatgaggaggaagagcaaaATCCCAAATCAACACCCCAACCTTCAAATAATTGTGGAATATTACAAGCAGACACCCCGAAACTTCTAAAACCGCAGAGGGTGGAGCCTATTAgactgactcctccccctccagctGTTGACAGCAACGCGACCGGAAATCCAATTGTTGTCGACGACGCTCTCCAGCGAGTTCTTAATGACGACCCAGAACTCACAGAGGTTAATCTTAACAATATCGACGACATCTCGCAG GAAACCCTAAGCCGATTTGCTGAAGCACTGAGGTCCAACACACATGTTCGGGTCTTTAGTCTGGCGAACACCCGAGCTGACGACCCCGTGGCTCTGGCCGTTGCTAAGATGTTGAGGGAGAACTCGTCCATCATCAGTCTGAATATAGAGTCCAACTATGTGACTGGAAAGGGTGTAATGGCTCTGGTTCAAGCACTTCCAGGAAACCAAACACTGACTGAGCTTCGATTTCACAACCAGAGACACATGTGTGGAGCACAG GTAGAGATGGAGATGGTTAAGATTCTGAGGGAAAACCACACCCTGATCAAGTTAGGCTACCAATTCAACCTCCCTGGTCCCAGGATGAGCATGACAGGGATCCTTACCAGGAACCAGGATCGCCAGAGGCAGAAACGGATGCAGGagcagaggcaacagcagcagcttctgggCCAACAAGGAGCAACAGAGGGACCTGGCAACCCCAGAACCACTGCACTG CGAGGAACACCAAGCCCATCACCTTACAATTCACCCAGAGCCTCTCCTTGGTCCTCACCTAAACTCCCCCGGAGTGATGCGCATAAAAAGCAAACGCCTCctgctccacctccacctcctcctccaccaccacctcctccgccacctccaccaccacccctGCCCCCTccacagcaggagaagaagaagcccaCCAGGATGATTGCAGAAGTCATCAAGGCACACGAGGCCGGTGGCAAGAAGACAACGAAGACAAAAGGGAAGAAGGGCAAGAAGGTCAGGGAGAAGGATTTGCGGAAAGATGAAACGAGTGGCATCCTGAAGGAGCTCAAGAACGCACTGAGGCCCGTGTCGGTGGAgcggagaggggaggagagtaGCCGGCCATCCACGCCATTGAGATCATGCCATGACCAGCTGATGGAGTCCATCCGCAACAGCAGTGTCCGCAGCCTTAGACGG GTGGACGTCCCGCATCATCTACGATGA
- the asb15b gene encoding ankyrin repeat and SOCS box protein 15b isoform X1, with translation MDDFEQEGINEELIEFAILESMQDASKLPCSLHTNRKQTNSEDFNKIMSAIQTGDVCALQELSACASAFRESDSRARLPLHAAAVQPLREILHVVLQVVVTSTELTLEEQTEDGETPLTLAAEAGLVENVKMLLQHGASPHSTNSRNESPLLIAVRKKSYNMALSLIMGGAFVEQVCLSTWTAIHEAAKVGCPALMMLLLQHGAKVTTRGKHGVTPLGIAAEYGNTEALNILIEHGGDVNAQASNGDSVLYDASGSGNLDCVKLLLQHGANPNVASYACQLPIHRAAYEGHSLALRTLIPITAKRAIRLAGHSPVHSAADGGQVECLKLLLQKGYDVNTLLHMHISENYGDLRKTPLYFAVSNGDLTCAEMLLEAGARTELDPLRCILVAIRAERYELVQLLLSYGADVNCYFRVISNTVFPTALQYCLRDPEMLRLLLNRGYRAYKCFQCCHGDSEETDSTWIDIHNQAYNIYCQPDVVSFCEFVSVSWLEHLVGSVVRLLLDYVNHVNICLNLRRLLEKTPEWDELSDILSKPRSLQHFCRLVIRGHMSLRVLNDPKAMAAVPFPPMLKNYLTYTV, from the exons ATGGATGACTTTGAACAAGAGGGAATAAATGAGGAGCTGATTGAATTTGCCATTCTTGAGAGCATGCAAGACGCCTCCAAGCTGCCTTGTTcattacacacaaacag gaaacaaacaaacagtgaagaCTTCAACAAAATAATGTCGGCCATTCAAACAG GCGATGTGTGCGCCCTGCAGGAGCTGTCAGCGTGTGCGTCGGCCTTCAGAGAGAGTGACAGCAGGGCCCGGCTGCCTCTGCATGCAGCAGCGGTGCAGCCTCTGCGGGAGATCCTGCATGTGGTCCTGCAAG TGGTGGTGACGTCCACAGAGTTGACCCTGGAGGAGCAGACGGAGGACGGAGAAACTCCTCTGACTCTGGCAGCGGAGGCCGGTCTGGTGGAAAATGTCAAGATGCTGCTGCAGCACGGCGCTTCCCCACACAGTACAAACAGCAGGAACGAATCCCCTCTGCTCattg CAGTGAGAAAGAAGTCATACAACATGGCTTTATCCCTCATCATGGGCGGAGCCTTCGTGGAGCAGGTGTGTCTCTCTACGTGGACGGCCATCCATGAAGCTGCAAAG GTGGGGTGTCCGGCCctcatgatgctgctgcttcaaCATGGAGCCAAAGTCACGACTCGAGGCAAACATGGGGTGACGCCTCTGGGGATCGCAGCTGAATATGGCAACACTGAGGCTTTGAATATACTCATAGAACATG GTGGTGATGTGAACGCCCAGGCCAGCAACGGAGACTCAGTCCTGTATGATGCGTCAGGATCTGGAAACCTGGACTGTGTCAAGCTGCTCCTGCAGCACGGAGCCAACCCAAATGTGGCTAGCTACGCCTGCCAGCTGCCCATCCATAGAGCTGCGTATGAAGGACACAGTCT AGCCCTCAGGACTCTAATCCCCATCACCGCAAAGAGAGCAATCCGTCTCGCGGGCCATAGTCCTGTCCACTCAGCAGCTGATGGAGGACAGGTTGAGTGTCTGAAGCTACTTTTACAGAAAGGATATGATGTCAACACCCTCCTCCACATGCACATTTCTG AGAACTACGGGGACCTGAGGAAAACTCCCCTTTACTTTGCTGTTTCCAACGGTGACCTGACCTGTGCTGAGATGTTACTGGAGGCTGGAGCAAGAACTGAACTGGACCCCCTGCGATGCATCCTAGTGGCTATACGGGCTGAAAG GTACGAGctggtgcagctgctgctgtcctATGGAGCGGATGTGAACTGTTACTTCAGAGTGATCAGTAACACGGTGTTTCCTACGGCCTTACAGTACTGTCTCAGAGACCCTGAAATGCTGCGACTGCTGCTCAACCGTGGATACCGAGCTTACAA GTGTTTccagtgttgccatggcgacaGTGAAGAAACGGACAGTACTTGGATAGACATCCATAACCAAGCCTACAACATCTACTGTCAGCCGGATGTTGTCTCG TTCTGTGAGTTTGTGTCGGTGTCGTGGCTGGAACATCTGGTGGGGAGTGTGGTGAGGCTGCTCCTGGACTACGTCAACCATGTCAACATCTGTCTCAACCTCCGTCGCCTCCTGGAGAAGACGCCAGAGTGGGATGAGCTGTCTGACATTCTGA GCAAGCCACGGTCTCTGCAGCACTTCTGTCGACTGGTAATCAGAGGTCATATGAGCCTCAGGGTGCTGAATGACCCAAAAGCCATGGCTGCGGTTCCTTTTCCCCCCATGCTGAAGAATTACCTGACCTACACAGTATGA
- the asb15b gene encoding ankyrin repeat and SOCS box protein 15b isoform X2, with protein MDDFEQEGINEELIEFAILESMQDASKLPCSLHTNRKQTNSEDFNKIMSAIQTGDVCALQELSACASAFRESDSRARLPLHAAAVQPLREILHVVLQVVVTSTELTLEEQTEDGETPLTLAAEAGLVENVKMLLQHGASPHSTNSRNESPLLIAVRKKSYNMALSLIMGGAFVEQVCLSTWTAIHEAAKVGCPALMMLLLQHGAKVTTRGKHGVTPLGIAAEYGNTEALNILIEHGGDVNAQASNGDSVLYDASGSGNLDCVKLLLQHGANPNVASYACQLPIHRAAALRTLIPITAKRAIRLAGHSPVHSAADGGQVECLKLLLQKGYDVNTLLHMHISENYGDLRKTPLYFAVSNGDLTCAEMLLEAGARTELDPLRCILVAIRAERYELVQLLLSYGADVNCYFRVISNTVFPTALQYCLRDPEMLRLLLNRGYRAYKCFQCCHGDSEETDSTWIDIHNQAYNIYCQPDVVSFCEFVSVSWLEHLVGSVVRLLLDYVNHVNICLNLRRLLEKTPEWDELSDILSKPRSLQHFCRLVIRGHMSLRVLNDPKAMAAVPFPPMLKNYLTYTV; from the exons ATGGATGACTTTGAACAAGAGGGAATAAATGAGGAGCTGATTGAATTTGCCATTCTTGAGAGCATGCAAGACGCCTCCAAGCTGCCTTGTTcattacacacaaacag gaaacaaacaaacagtgaagaCTTCAACAAAATAATGTCGGCCATTCAAACAG GCGATGTGTGCGCCCTGCAGGAGCTGTCAGCGTGTGCGTCGGCCTTCAGAGAGAGTGACAGCAGGGCCCGGCTGCCTCTGCATGCAGCAGCGGTGCAGCCTCTGCGGGAGATCCTGCATGTGGTCCTGCAAG TGGTGGTGACGTCCACAGAGTTGACCCTGGAGGAGCAGACGGAGGACGGAGAAACTCCTCTGACTCTGGCAGCGGAGGCCGGTCTGGTGGAAAATGTCAAGATGCTGCTGCAGCACGGCGCTTCCCCACACAGTACAAACAGCAGGAACGAATCCCCTCTGCTCattg CAGTGAGAAAGAAGTCATACAACATGGCTTTATCCCTCATCATGGGCGGAGCCTTCGTGGAGCAGGTGTGTCTCTCTACGTGGACGGCCATCCATGAAGCTGCAAAG GTGGGGTGTCCGGCCctcatgatgctgctgcttcaaCATGGAGCCAAAGTCACGACTCGAGGCAAACATGGGGTGACGCCTCTGGGGATCGCAGCTGAATATGGCAACACTGAGGCTTTGAATATACTCATAGAACATG GTGGTGATGTGAACGCCCAGGCCAGCAACGGAGACTCAGTCCTGTATGATGCGTCAGGATCTGGAAACCTGGACTGTGTCAAGCTGCTCCTGCAGCACGGAGCCAACCCAAATGTGGCTAGCTACGCCTGCCAGCTGCCCATCCATAGAGCTGC AGCCCTCAGGACTCTAATCCCCATCACCGCAAAGAGAGCAATCCGTCTCGCGGGCCATAGTCCTGTCCACTCAGCAGCTGATGGAGGACAGGTTGAGTGTCTGAAGCTACTTTTACAGAAAGGATATGATGTCAACACCCTCCTCCACATGCACATTTCTG AGAACTACGGGGACCTGAGGAAAACTCCCCTTTACTTTGCTGTTTCCAACGGTGACCTGACCTGTGCTGAGATGTTACTGGAGGCTGGAGCAAGAACTGAACTGGACCCCCTGCGATGCATCCTAGTGGCTATACGGGCTGAAAG GTACGAGctggtgcagctgctgctgtcctATGGAGCGGATGTGAACTGTTACTTCAGAGTGATCAGTAACACGGTGTTTCCTACGGCCTTACAGTACTGTCTCAGAGACCCTGAAATGCTGCGACTGCTGCTCAACCGTGGATACCGAGCTTACAA GTGTTTccagtgttgccatggcgacaGTGAAGAAACGGACAGTACTTGGATAGACATCCATAACCAAGCCTACAACATCTACTGTCAGCCGGATGTTGTCTCG TTCTGTGAGTTTGTGTCGGTGTCGTGGCTGGAACATCTGGTGGGGAGTGTGGTGAGGCTGCTCCTGGACTACGTCAACCATGTCAACATCTGTCTCAACCTCCGTCGCCTCCTGGAGAAGACGCCAGAGTGGGATGAGCTGTCTGACATTCTGA GCAAGCCACGGTCTCTGCAGCACTTCTGTCGACTGGTAATCAGAGGTCATATGAGCCTCAGGGTGCTGAATGACCCAAAAGCCATGGCTGCGGTTCCTTTTCCCCCCATGCTGAAGAATTACCTGACCTACACAGTATGA